From a region of the Butyrivibrio sp. AE3004 genome:
- a CDS encoding tyrosine-type recombinase/integrase gives MGADSEYNRKLHLQRLEKLHSLEDMLPVYCMPYLDDKELTSQINTVISYAYDLITFFQFLKERNPLLRNIREIKEIDIDILDKLSFEDINEFQRYLSFNNGENKHVNKEKGIARRMSAVRGFYEFMCQHHYLKNNPTLGAAKRRKTPKKDIIRMNSDEVNTLMDTVINTEIKVSDRQRALCEKTNLRDTAIFTLLLNTGIRVSECVGLDLDDINFEENSFSVVRKGGNTQILYFNRTTAEALKEYINFERPSLISDDKEKALFLSLRKRRITVRSVELMVKKYTMLAVPGKKLTPHKMRSTYGTALYRETGDIRLVADVLGHKDINTTAKHYAAIEEEHRKRAASIDPYN, from the coding sequence ATGGGGGCAGATTCAGAATATAATAGAAAATTACATTTACAACGTTTGGAAAAGCTTCATTCTCTTGAGGACATGTTACCTGTATATTGCATGCCCTATCTCGATGATAAAGAACTGACATCTCAGATAAATACAGTTATTTCATACGCGTATGATCTTATAACTTTTTTTCAGTTTTTAAAGGAGCGAAATCCACTTCTAAGAAACATAAGAGAAATCAAAGAAATTGATATTGACATTTTGGACAAGCTGTCATTCGAAGATATTAATGAATTTCAACGATATCTTTCATTTAACAATGGTGAAAACAAGCATGTTAATAAAGAAAAAGGTATAGCAAGAAGAATGTCTGCTGTACGTGGATTTTACGAATTCATGTGCCAGCATCATTATTTAAAGAACAACCCTACACTTGGGGCTGCAAAAAGGCGCAAAACACCCAAAAAAGACATTATCAGAATGAACTCTGATGAAGTTAATACATTAATGGATACTGTAATTAATACTGAAATAAAGGTTTCTGACAGACAACGTGCATTATGTGAGAAAACCAATCTGCGTGACACCGCTATTTTTACACTTCTTTTAAATACAGGTATTCGTGTTTCTGAATGTGTAGGGCTTGATCTCGATGATATCAACTTTGAAGAGAATTCATTTTCTGTAGTAAGAAAAGGTGGGAATACACAGATATTGTATTTTAACAGAACAACTGCTGAGGCTTTAAAGGAATATATTAATTTCGAAAGACCAAGCCTTATATCTGATGATAAAGAAAAAGCATTATTTTTATCACTGAGAAAAAGAAGAATTACTGTTCGAAGTGTTGAGCTTATGGTAAAAAAATATACCATGCTCGCTGTTCCCGGCAAAAAACTAACGCCTCATAAAATGAGAAGTACTTACGGTACTGCCCTTTATCGTGAAACAGGTGATATAAGGCTTGTGGCAGATGTACTTGGTCATAAAGATATCAACACTACTGCTAAACATTATGCTGCTATTGAAGAGGAACACAGAAAGCGGGCAGCTTCTATTGATCCATATAATTAA
- a CDS encoding hydrogenase maturation nickel metallochaperone HypA, with the protein MHELGVVFHIIDDLKVVAEENKIEKIDKVTVELGEVSTVIPHFLSDCWKWAAIKHPLLKDTELFIETIPAITYCEECKKEYGTINHGRICPFCGSERTYLQQGNEFLIKEIEVTK; encoded by the coding sequence ATGCACGAACTTGGCGTTGTATTTCATATTATCGATGACCTTAAGGTTGTCGCAGAAGAGAACAAAATAGAAAAGATAGATAAAGTAACTGTTGAACTTGGTGAAGTTTCAACTGTTATTCCGCATTTTCTTAGTGACTGCTGGAAATGGGCAGCAATTAAGCACCCTCTATTAAAAGATACGGAATTGTTTATAGAAACAATTCCGGCTATTACATATTGTGAAGAGTGTAAAAAAGAGTATGGAACAATAAACCATGGGCGCATATGTCCTTTTTGTGGTAGTGAAAGAACGTACCTTCAGCAGGGAAATGAATTTCTCATTAAAGAAATTGAAGTAACAAAATAG
- the rsfS gene encoding ribosome silencing factor, with protein MAEHSIENSKNMVKLAVEALENTKGQDIEIIDISEVSSLGDYFIVASGTNRSQIQAMADKVEEALGRAGYEKKDIEGYESAFWILQDFGDVIIHIFDQENRLFYDLERIWRDGKHITKEEL; from the coding sequence ATGGCTGAACATTCAATTGAAAATTCCAAAAACATGGTTAAACTAGCTGTAGAAGCACTTGAAAACACCAAAGGACAAGATATTGAAATTATCGATATAAGTGAAGTATCTTCACTTGGCGACTATTTTATTGTTGCTAGTGGTACAAACCGTTCACAAATTCAGGCAATGGCTGATAAAGTCGAAGAAGCACTTGGGCGTGCCGGATATGAAAAGAAAGATATAGAAGGCTATGAGAGTGCATTTTGGATTCTTCAAGACTTTGGCGATGTTATTATTCATATTTTTGACCAGGAAAACAGATTATTCTATGATTTGGAGAGAATCTGGAGAGACGGGAAACACATAACTAAAGAAGAATTATAA
- a CDS encoding DUF5692 family protein has translation MLFQLYGATASSQLIGWVLVFVGLILMNEIGRRTKVGGMIVFVIIPTILTVYFIAAHMGAFGGSSNPTVAFMDGWFHYFKLYAADIGCVGFMMIKYKWGIGKEKWFAWFPWFIVAANIMIANVSDMESALAAFSISGNLNGAWWASNEGVFIYGGWWNVVNAIAGMINIFCMTGCVHLYSSKDRNHSDMLWPDMTVWFILAYDVWNFEYTYLNLPTHSWYCGVALLLAPTFANAFWNKGAWIQNRANTLAIWCMWAQVVPGFQLSSKFAAALPSVYGGATANGITTMDLYAKAIELYNSGAGKTSQAGEIISSMGITADPRMQGFVAIMSIAINVICIAEIIKRSVKLGKNPYANEVFGDTKDFQLAMERAE, from the coding sequence ATGTTATTTCAACTTTACGGCGCCACAGCAAGTTCTCAATTGATTGGCTGGGTTCTTGTTTTTGTGGGACTTATTCTCATGAATGAAATAGGCCGAAGAACAAAAGTTGGTGGAATGATTGTATTTGTTATTATTCCTACAATCCTTACTGTTTATTTTATAGCTGCACATATGGGAGCTTTTGGAGGTTCTTCGAATCCTACAGTAGCATTTATGGACGGCTGGTTCCATTATTTTAAGCTTTATGCTGCTGATATCGGATGTGTAGGCTTTATGATGATAAAGTATAAGTGGGGCATAGGTAAAGAAAAGTGGTTCGCCTGGTTCCCTTGGTTTATCGTTGCAGCAAATATTATGATTGCTAATGTATCAGACATGGAATCAGCTCTTGCTGCATTTTCTATTTCAGGTAATTTGAACGGAGCCTGGTGGGCTTCAAACGAAGGCGTATTTATCTATGGCGGATGGTGGAATGTTGTTAATGCCATTGCAGGTATGATAAATATATTCTGTATGACAGGATGTGTGCATCTTTATTCATCAAAAGACAGAAATCATTCAGATATGCTTTGGCCTGACATGACCGTATGGTTCATTCTTGCATATGATGTATGGAACTTTGAATATACATATCTCAATCTTCCTACACATTCCTGGTATTGTGGTGTTGCACTTCTTCTTGCGCCTACTTTTGCAAATGCTTTCTGGAACAAGGGTGCATGGATTCAGAACAGAGCAAATACACTTGCGATTTGGTGTATGTGGGCACAGGTAGTTCCCGGATTCCAGCTTTCAAGTAAATTTGCAGCTGCTCTTCCTTCCGTTTATGGTGGTGCTACTGCAAACGGCATAACTACAATGGATTTATATGCTAAGGCAATTGAACTTTATAATTCGGGTGCAGGTAAAACATCACAAGCCGGTGAAATCATTTCCTCAATGGGTATTACAGCTGATCCCAGAATGCAGGGCTTTGTTGCAATTATGTCAATCGCAATAAATGTTATTTGTATAGCAGAGATAATTAAGAGATCGGTGAAGCTTGGAAAGAACCCTTATGCAAATGAGGTATTCGGTGATACTAAAGACTTCCAGCTTGCTATGGAAAGAGCTGAATAA
- the yqeK gene encoding bis(5'-nucleosyl)-tetraphosphatase (symmetrical) YqeK → MKILEISHKLRKEMKLVLNADRFDHTLGVAYTAANMAAIHDVSIEKAIIAGYLHDCAKNLDHEEQMKICKKYGVEITDVERRNPALIHAKAGMCLAEHKYGIEDDEILGAIRWHTTGHPGMSDLEKIVFIADFIEPNRKPLQHMSEIRKLAYKNLDKCMLFILSDTLDYLKNIDKECDDMTAKTYDYYLEKDKTNNG, encoded by the coding sequence ATGAAAATCTTAGAAATATCGCATAAGCTTAGAAAAGAAATGAAACTTGTTCTAAATGCAGACAGGTTTGATCATACCCTTGGTGTTGCTTATACAGCTGCAAATATGGCTGCTATTCATGATGTGTCAATTGAAAAGGCCATTATTGCAGGATACCTACATGATTGTGCCAAAAATCTTGATCATGAAGAACAAATGAAAATCTGCAAAAAATATGGTGTTGAGATCACAGATGTAGAAAGAAGAAATCCTGCTCTGATACATGCAAAAGCAGGTATGTGTCTTGCGGAACATAAATACGGAATAGAAGATGATGAAATTCTTGGTGCAATAAGGTGGCATACTACCGGTCATCCTGGTATGAGTGATCTTGAAAAAATTGTTTTCATAGCTGATTTTATTGAGCCTAATAGAAAACCATTGCAGCATATGAGTGAGATTCGTAAGCTAGCATATAAAAATCTTGATAAATGTATGTTGTTTATATTGTCAGATACACTTGACTATCTAAAAAATATTGATAAAGAATGTGATGATATGACGGCAAAAACCTACGATTACTATTTAGAAAAGGATAAAACAAACAATGGCTGA
- a CDS encoding FAD-dependent oxidoreductase, producing MGRKPPYKPSYVKDDTVMREPIIKLGKMITDRVPYHLGLKKLTNDDPEYWALAAIASDEEAELALKMGVRKPKTFDELKALSGIEAGHLQELLDHMSWTGLVEYNWENDKREKQYLVPMYVPGSAEFTNMNKELIDEHPEMGKFFDYMTTLPLEKITPMVPPGGAGIGMHVIPVEKAIGMNNESISLEHISHWLDKYEGKYAASPCSCRRSRKTYDEGCADDEMDWCIAVGDMADYVVETGKGGRYITKEEALSIFKKAEDNGFVHQITNIDGENKIFAICNCNVNVCYALRTSQLYNTPNMSRSAYVAKVSKTDCVACGRCVEVCPAGAVKLGQKLCKKDGTEVTYPKHILPSEKKWSEADWDLDYRDNNRKNCYDTGTAPCKTACPAHIAVQGYLKLAAQGKYTEALELIKKNNPLPAVCGHICNRRCEEACTRGTIDQAVAIDEVKKFIAARDLNSDTRFIPKKVIPKVQGEFDEKIAIIGGGPAGLSCAFYLAEKGYRPTIFEKNNRAGGMLVYGIPSYKLEKDVVQAEIDIIKEMGVTIKTGIEVGKDITIDDLRNQGYKAFYIAIGCQGGRKAGIKGEDADGVITAVDFLHAVTEDENLKINGDAVVIGGGNVAIDVSRSAVRCGADSVMQFCLESRDIMPASDEEIAEAEEDGVTINCGYGPKEILTENGKVTGIVLKKCLSVFDDEHRFNPKYDENDTVTIKCKHVFLSIGQSILWGDLLKRTKVELGRGNGAVADSLTYQTSEPDIFVGGDVYTGPKFAIDAIAAGKQGAISIHRFVQPHSSLTIGRNRNDFKELNKDNILVKDYDTCKRQIPGKNEKIADPTHSFRDAKLVFTEEQVKAETARCLSCGASVVDTNKCIGCGLCTTKCEFDAIHLFRENPECSVMRKSEDKLKYILPYAAKQAINIKFKKNK from the coding sequence ATGGGTAGAAAACCACCTTACAAGCCATCTTATGTAAAAGATGACACAGTTATGCGTGAGCCTATTATTAAACTGGGTAAAATGATTACGGATAGAGTTCCTTATCATCTGGGATTAAAGAAATTAACAAATGATGATCCTGAGTATTGGGCACTCGCGGCTATAGCTTCAGATGAAGAAGCTGAACTGGCTCTAAAAATGGGGGTCAGAAAACCAAAGACTTTTGATGAGCTTAAGGCTTTATCTGGTATAGAAGCAGGACATCTTCAGGAACTTCTTGATCATATGTCATGGACTGGACTTGTAGAGTATAACTGGGAAAATGATAAGAGAGAGAAGCAATACCTGGTACCAATGTATGTTCCGGGAAGTGCTGAGTTTACAAACATGAATAAGGAACTCATTGATGAGCATCCTGAAATGGGTAAATTCTTTGATTACATGACAACTCTTCCTCTCGAGAAAATCACACCAATGGTTCCTCCGGGAGGAGCAGGCATTGGTATGCATGTTATCCCTGTTGAGAAAGCAATCGGGATGAATAATGAATCCATATCCCTTGAGCATATTTCACACTGGCTTGACAAATATGAAGGTAAGTATGCAGCAAGTCCTTGTTCATGCCGCAGATCACGTAAGACTTATGATGAGGGCTGCGCGGATGATGAAATGGATTGGTGTATTGCCGTTGGTGATATGGCTGATTATGTTGTTGAAACCGGTAAAGGCGGAAGATATATAACAAAAGAAGAGGCTCTTTCGATATTCAAAAAAGCGGAAGATAACGGTTTTGTTCATCAGATTACAAATATAGATGGTGAAAACAAGATTTTTGCTATCTGTAACTGTAATGTTAATGTATGTTATGCTCTTAGAACTTCACAGCTTTATAATACTCCTAATATGTCACGTTCAGCATATGTTGCAAAAGTCAGTAAAACAGATTGTGTTGCGTGCGGACGCTGTGTTGAGGTATGCCCTGCAGGTGCGGTTAAACTTGGTCAAAAACTCTGCAAAAAGGATGGAACAGAAGTTACGTACCCTAAGCATATTCTTCCAAGTGAGAAAAAATGGTCTGAAGCAGATTGGGACCTCGATTACAGAGATAATAACAGAAAAAATTGTTATGATACAGGCACTGCGCCTTGTAAGACTGCATGTCCTGCACACATTGCAGTTCAGGGATATTTAAAACTGGCTGCTCAGGGTAAATATACGGAAGCTCTTGAACTAATTAAAAAGAATAATCCGCTTCCTGCAGTTTGTGGTCATATCTGTAACAGAAGATGTGAAGAAGCCTGCACAAGAGGTACAATTGATCAGGCTGTTGCTATTGATGAAGTTAAGAAATTTATAGCTGCCAGGGACTTAAATTCAGATACGAGGTTTATACCAAAGAAGGTAATCCCTAAGGTTCAGGGTGAATTTGATGAGAAGATAGCGATTATCGGTGGAGGTCCTGCCGGACTTTCATGTGCATTTTACCTTGCAGAAAAAGGATACAGACCCACAATTTTTGAAAAAAATAACAGAGCCGGTGGTATGCTGGTTTATGGTATTCCTTCATATAAGCTTGAGAAAGATGTAGTTCAGGCTGAAATTGATATTATCAAAGAGATGGGTGTTACCATCAAGACCGGAATTGAAGTAGGCAAAGATATAACTATAGATGATCTAAGAAATCAAGGCTATAAGGCATTTTATATTGCAATCGGTTGTCAGGGAGGCAGAAAAGCCGGAATAAAAGGAGAGGATGCTGACGGTGTTATAACAGCTGTTGATTTCCTTCATGCCGTTACAGAGGATGAAAACCTAAAAATTAACGGAGATGCTGTTGTCATTGGTGGTGGTAATGTTGCCATTGATGTATCAAGAAGTGCTGTAAGATGCGGTGCAGACAGCGTAATGCAATTCTGCTTGGAATCCAGAGACATTATGCCTGCATCAGATGAAGAAATTGCAGAAGCAGAAGAAGATGGTGTCACAATAAATTGTGGTTACGGTCCAAAAGAAATTCTGACAGAAAACGGTAAAGTTACAGGAATCGTACTTAAAAAATGTTTGTCCGTATTTGATGATGAACACAGATTTAATCCTAAGTATGATGAAAATGATACAGTCACAATTAAATGTAAGCATGTCTTTTTAAGTATCGGACAATCTATTTTATGGGGCGATCTGTTAAAAAGAACAAAGGTTGAACTTGGTCGCGGAAATGGAGCTGTTGCAGACTCATTAACTTACCAGACATCAGAACCTGATATTTTTGTTGGCGGAGATGTATATACAGGCCCTAAATTTGCTATAGATGCAATTGCTGCAGGAAAGCAAGGCGCAATATCAATTCATCGCTTTGTACAGCCTCATTCGTCTCTTACAATTGGCAGAAATCGTAATGATTTTAAGGAACTTAATAAAGACAATATTCTCGTTAAGGACTATGATACCTGCAAGAGACAGATTCCGGGTAAGAATGAAAAAATAGCTGATCCTACACATTCCTTTAGAGATGCAAAGCTTGTATTTACCGAAGAACAGGTTAAGGCAGAAACAGCAAGATGCCTTTCATGCGGTGCATCTGTTGTTGATACAAATAAATGTATTGGGTGCGGTCTTTGTACTACAAAATGTGAATTCGATGCTATACATCTTTTCAGAGAAAATCCTGAATGCAGTGTTATGAGGAAGAGTGAAGATAAGTTAAAATATATTCTTCCATATGCGGCTAAACAGGCTATAAATATCAAATTCAAAAAGAACAAATAA
- a CDS encoding LysM peptidoglycan-binding domain-containing protein, with translation MRTTMTRVTNSKKIRRDIIFKRRLITICVLASIMISIFLFLSYSFNSDASNNTNNKQYRYYASVSICNGDSVWSIAEEHMDDLHYRNTREFVTDIAHINQISPDAKLKEGTNIIVPYYAD, from the coding sequence ATGAGGACAACAATGACAAGGGTTACAAACAGCAAAAAAATAAGAAGAGATATTATCTTTAAAAGAAGACTTATTACTATTTGCGTGTTGGCATCTATAATGATTTCAATATTTTTATTTCTTTCTTATTCTTTTAATTCAGATGCCAGCAATAATACAAATAATAAGCAATATCGTTATTATGCTTCAGTAAGCATATGTAACGGGGATTCGGTATGGTCAATTGCCGAAGAGCATATGGATGATCTTCATTATAGAAATACCAGAGAATTTGTCACTGATATTGCCCATATAAATCAGATTTCTCCTGATGCAAAATTAAAGGAAGGAACAAATATTATTGTTCCATATTATGCAGATTAG
- a CDS encoding DUF975 family protein, which yields MWTNSQLKANGLMNFKKNRWACIVVTIILGICVGGTASGSANSASNNEETMQELMDKLTPEIIAAIVGVIGIAVIIGIILDIILFNVLEVGCQRFFIVNRAVENAQISEVTFGFKNNWMNIVKTMFLKDLYLFLWSMLCFIPGIIKAYSYRLVPYLMAEDPNMSSNEAITLSRQMMNGQKMNAFVYDLSFIGWYLLAIITCGIAGVFYVFPYKNCSDAELYTAIKETYNPNVQNY from the coding sequence ATGTGGACCAATTCACAGCTTAAAGCTAATGGACTTATGAACTTTAAAAAGAACAGATGGGCATGTATTGTTGTTACAATAATCCTCGGTATTTGTGTTGGTGGTACGGCAAGCGGTTCCGCTAACAGTGCATCAAATAATGAGGAAACAATGCAGGAGTTGATGGATAAATTAACACCTGAAATAATAGCAGCAATAGTCGGTGTTATAGGTATAGCTGTCATAATCGGAATTATACTTGATATTATATTATTTAATGTTCTTGAAGTAGGATGCCAAAGATTCTTTATTGTTAACCGGGCTGTTGAAAATGCACAAATCTCAGAAGTTACATTTGGTTTTAAAAACAATTGGATGAATATTGTTAAGACTATGTTCCTTAAGGACCTTTATCTATTTCTTTGGTCTATGCTTTGTTTTATACCGGGAATCATTAAAGCATATTCATACAGACTGGTTCCTTATCTGATGGCAGAAGATCCTAATATGTCATCAAATGAAGCAATAACATTATCAAGACAGATGATGAATGGCCAGAAAATGAATGCTTTTGTTTATGATCTTTCATTTATCGGTTGGTATTTGCTTGCAATAATTACATGTGGTATAGCCGGTGTATTTTATGTATTTCCTTACAAAAATTGTTCAGATGCAGAGCTTTATACAGCAATAAAAGAAACATATAATCCGAACGTACAAAATTATTAA
- the nadD gene encoding nicotinate-nucleotide adenylyltransferase encodes MASRKIGLLGGTFNPIHNAHLILGEAAREQFGLDRIIFMPSGCSYMKEHDNVTPGELRYQMVKLAIDSNPYFTCSRLEIDREGNTYTIDTLNELKKMYPGDEIYLIVGGDTLKQMESWHNSEDVFKNCIILAAIRDNMSIGDMDSYRRYLHDKYGADIRILQFNNIDISSSDIRARIKNGRSVRYMLPEDVIEFATLKNLYTGIPTAYSDDDDMKIYNG; translated from the coding sequence ATGGCGAGCAGAAAAATCGGACTATTAGGTGGTACTTTCAATCCTATTCACAATGCACATCTTATTTTGGGCGAAGCGGCCAGAGAACAATTTGGGTTAGATAGGATAATATTTATGCCCAGTGGATGTTCCTATATGAAAGAACATGATAATGTTACTCCGGGTGAATTAAGATATCAGATGGTCAAACTTGCTATTGATAGCAATCCGTATTTTACCTGTTCAAGACTTGAAATTGATCGTGAGGGAAATACCTATACTATCGATACACTAAATGAGTTAAAGAAAATGTATCCAGGCGATGAAATATATTTAATTGTTGGCGGTGATACACTCAAACAAATGGAAAGCTGGCATAATAGTGAAGATGTTTTTAAGAATTGTATAATTCTTGCTGCTATAAGAGATAATATGTCTATTGGTGATATGGATTCTTACAGAAGATATCTTCACGATAAATATGGAGCAGATATTAGAATTCTTCAGTTTAATAATATTGACATATCGAGTAGTGATATAAGAGCAAGAATAAAGAATGGCAGATCTGTCAGATATATGCTTCCTGAAGATGTTATCGAGTTTGCAACTCTGAAAAATTTATATACCGGAATACCTACTGCTTATTCGGATGACGATGATATGAAAATATACAATGGATGA
- the lexA gene encoding transcriptional repressor LexA codes for MEKGKISAKQQEILDYIKEKIIEKGYPPTVREICEKVHLKSTSSVHSHLETLEKNGYIRRDPTKPRTIEICDDSFNMVRTDMVSIPVVGQVAAGTPILAEQNIDSYFPIPADICPKGDMFILNVKGDSMINAGIFNGDRIFVEACNTAKNGQQVVALIDDSATVKTFYKENGHIRLQPENDTMDPIIVDECEILGRVFGVLRLY; via the coding sequence ATGGAAAAAGGTAAGATAAGCGCTAAACAGCAGGAGATTCTTGATTATATTAAGGAAAAAATAATAGAAAAAGGCTATCCCCCGACTGTGCGTGAGATTTGTGAGAAGGTTCACCTTAAATCAACATCTTCTGTTCATTCTCATCTTGAGACATTGGAAAAGAACGGATATATCAGACGAGATCCTACAAAGCCCCGCACTATAGAAATTTGTGATGATTCTTTTAATATGGTCCGTACAGATATGGTTAGTATACCTGTTGTAGGACAGGTTGCTGCCGGTACACCTATTCTGGCTGAACAGAATATTGACAGCTACTTCCCTATCCCTGCAGATATTTGCCCTAAAGGTGATATGTTTATATTAAATGTTAAGGGAGATTCAATGATAAATGCAGGTATTTTTAATGGGGATCGCATTTTTGTCGAAGCATGTAATACAGCTAAGAATGGTCAACAGGTTGTGGCTCTTATAGATGATTCTGCTACAGTTAAAACATTCTACAAGGAAAACGGTCATATCAGACTTCAGCCGGAGAATGATACTATGGATCCGATTATAGTCGATGAATGTGAAATACTTGGTCGAGTATTCGGAGTACTTAGATTATATTAG
- a CDS encoding 6-phosphofructokinase, whose protein sequence is MATKEKRNVIVGQSGGPTAAINSSLAGVYRTAIDRGYKKVYGMIHGVQGLMEGRYIDLADHIKTGLDAELLKRTPSAYLGSCRFKLPEIFESKETYEKIFQILSDLEIDCFIYIGGNDSMDTIKKLSDYAIISGSSVRFVGCPKTIDNDLALTDHTPGYGSAAKYIGTSVKEIIRDGWSLETEHGQVVIVEIMGRNAGWLTGSAALSRGEDCDGPDAIYLPELPFDVKKFVDKVKKLLKEKANVVIAISEGIHDKDGKYISEYDNGVEYVDAFGHKQLTGTARYLCTVLSTEIGCKTRAIELSTLQRAASHCASRVDILEAYEVGGAAMKAADEGDSGKMVVIERLSDDPYQAGTEVKDVHKIANDERLVPREWINKEGTYVTDEFITYVRPLIQGDVGPIMVDGIPRHLFVPGFQELL, encoded by the coding sequence ATGGCAACTAAGGAGAAGAGAAACGTAATTGTTGGACAGTCAGGAGGACCTACAGCTGCAATTAATTCCTCACTTGCAGGTGTTTATCGTACTGCAATAGACCGTGGATATAAAAAAGTGTATGGAATGATCCATGGCGTACAGGGACTTATGGAAGGTCGCTATATTGATCTTGCTGATCATATTAAAACCGGTCTTGATGCTGAGCTTTTAAAGAGAACACCATCTGCATATCTGGGATCATGTCGTTTTAAGCTTCCTGAGATTTTTGAAAGCAAGGAAACTTATGAAAAGATATTCCAGATTCTTTCCGATCTTGAGATTGATTGCTTCATCTATATTGGTGGCAATGATTCTATGGATACCATTAAAAAGCTTTCAGATTATGCTATTATTTCAGGTTCTTCCGTAAGATTTGTAGGATGTCCCAAAACTATTGATAATGACCTTGCTCTTACCGATCATACACCGGGTTATGGTTCAGCTGCAAAGTACATTGGCACATCTGTAAAAGAAATCATTCGTGACGGATGGAGTCTTGAGACAGAACATGGTCAGGTTGTAATAGTTGAAATTATGGGTAGAAATGCAGGATGGCTTACAGGATCTGCAGCTCTTTCAAGAGGTGAGGATTGTGATGGACCTGATGCTATTTATTTACCTGAACTTCCTTTTGATGTAAAGAAATTTGTTGATAAGGTAAAGAAGCTTCTTAAAGAAAAAGCAAATGTAGTTATTGCTATTTCTGAAGGTATACACGATAAAGATGGTAAATATATCAGCGAATATGATAATGGCGTTGAATATGTAGATGCATTCGGGCATAAGCAGCTTACAGGAACTGCCAGATATCTTTGCACTGTGCTTTCTACAGAAATAGGATGCAAGACACGTGCTATTGAATTATCAACCCTTCAGAGAGCTGCCAGTCATTGTGCTTCACGTGTTGATATTCTTGAAGCCTATGAAGTAGGTGGCGCTGCAATGAAGGCTGCTGATGAAGGTGATAGCGGTAAGATGGTTGTAATTGAAAGACTTTCTGATGATCCTTATCAGGCAGGTACAGAAGTTAAGGATGTTCATAAGATTGCAAATGATGAACGTCTTGTTCCGAGAGAATGGATAAATAAAGAAGGAACCTATGTAACAGATGAATTCATCACATATGTTCGTCCATTGATTCAAGGAGATGTAGGACCTATTATGGTTGATGGTATTCCGAGACACCTTTTTGTTCCGGGATTCCAGGAGCTTTTATAA